The DNA segment ctctgcagCATCGTCCCAGATATAGCAGTTGGTACAAAGGTAGGCACTCACGACTGACTTCCTCTTGATTGTGATGACCCTGAGGCCCAtcagctcctgctgcagagctcGGTGCCTCGTCCGCCAGCGGTCCTCCGATGGCATCCAGTTTGCATTTGGGCGAGGGGAGTCGAGGCCGGGTGGGTTGGGTGGCCCCTCGGCAGTGAAGGTGCTTCAGGCTTTAGCTCATGACTCCTCTGCCCTGCTCTGGAATCGAGAGCTGACCAGTCCCGCCTGGACCACACAACTCACGGTTTGTGGGGTGTGCAGGGGGGCTGTCTTTGGTTTGATGTGGAGAAAGTCAAAATCTGTGTGCACCTCAAGCTGCTTGTGGGGTGAGCAGTGGGCTTGGAGAATACGTGGGCGCTCCGGGGTAAGTGGAGTGCACTTCTAATGACGCCCTTGTCCGGGTAATTTTTGTTCTGAAAAGTGGTACGTTTTTTGAGGTAGAGAAAGTCAGGCACTCTTCCCTCAACGCACAGGTCCTCAAGTGTCCTAGACGATGAGGGCGGGGGCGGCAGGAGTGCGAGGGGAGGCAGGAGCTAGGCTCGCTGCCTGGGGATGGGACAGCCGTGCTGTGGGAAACACTGCTGCTCAGCTGGTTGACTCGGCACTGTCCTGGCTGTGGTGGGGGTCCCCTTGGGCCCTGTTCCCTGAGCTTGCTGCAGGTGGCTCGGGTGTCCTGAGCAGGCAGCCAGCTGGTTTCTGGTCCATTGGCTGTGGGGCCGCTGTGGGGTTTCAGTTTTCCCAGGTGGAGTCTTGTCTTCTTGCAGTGTCCACCCTGATCTTCCTGCAGATAAAACCTGCTGGGAGGCGGGAGAGGGACTTTAATCTAGAGTGCTTGTAGAGTCACAGAGATTCTGCTCCCTGCTTTTGTGGGAGCCAGTTTCCCCGGGCTGTGGGTCCATCATGCTCCCTGGGGACCTTTGCTCCCAGGATCAGACCTGCACAGGATGGAGACCCTGAGGctccctgtgccctgccccccagcaaggcagcctgggtcccaccccccgCCTCCAGTTCAGAACCAGCTGTGCTGTGAGAGAGGTTCCCGAGTGCTGGCCTGCAGTGGGCACGTGCAGGGCTTGTCCTGTCTTCTGGAGTAGGGAGAGCCCGGCCCTGTGGCCTGCCCTCCAGCCGGTGGTCCTGGTTCTGGTGGGGTCCTCACGAGGCCCGGCGAGGTCTCAGTGCATGACCTGCCCACACCCCTCGGGGTTCTGCCCTCCCTGCGGTGTGTCTGGGCCCCAGTGGGCCGTCCATTTGAGCTGCTGGTTTGGCCTCCACCTGGGGTCCCTGTGctcagggctgggagaggtgggggcagcCAGGCCAGGATGTGTGTTAGAACATTCCTGTCAACTGGTTGAAGATTGGTGCCAAGGTGCCTTTCTGAGGTTGTGCATCTGTGTATGGGAGTCACGTGGGTGCGTTGTCCGTCATAAGGGGTCCGCGTCCctgagggggatggggaggggacagtCAGGGCTCTCGGTCTCTGAGCACGGAAGGCACGGTCCTGCCCCTCAGACCTGGGGTTTGGCTCTATTCTGCCTGGTTTCCTGTGTGGCCCTCTGTCCAGTCAGGGGCCGGCCTGGTGCCCTGAGGCAGGTTGGCAGGCTGGACTGGTTGGTGGTTTTTAACACTTTGCTTCATTTGTATCAAAGTCCCCCTCTCAGGCAATCCTAGATTGTGTCCCAGTCGTGTTCTCTCCTGGTCTGAGTGGCCCCAAGTCTGAGCCCTGCAGCTCCTTCCGTGCTCGGGCGGAGACCTTGCTGCAGGTCAGGGCTGGTGGCTCTCCGTGCGTAAGTCTGAGCCGGGGGCCCATGAACTGCAGGGATGCTGAGGGTGGGAAGCTGGGGGTAAGGAGATGCTCACTCGGCCTGGGTCTGGGTTCAGAGTCATATTCGGCAGGTAACCTGGTAGTCGGGGAATCCTGTGACTCCCAGCGTTGTGAGGCCATGCCTGGTCTGGGTGCTGATGATCGGAAGGGCTACAGGAGGTTCTGGGCCTGGATCGCGGGGAGGTGGGCTCCCGCCCAGATGGAACATTGCTGCTGGCCgtctgggggagggcagagaagaggTGTCCTTGAGAAGGGACAAGTTGGAGGAAgaagggggcaggcagggaggtggTTCTCCTCTGAgagctggaggcccaggctgGGCCGGTCTTTCCAGGTCCTCGTGTTCTGGCCGGGTTGGGAGTGGGAAGCCCTACCTGCACCACGGACCCTGTTTGAGGAATGGTTCCCAGTTCCCGGTTGGGGAGCCCCTGCCCCATGGGCTCTAGCCCTGCTGTTCCTGGGGGCAGGGCCCCACCTGGGTCTGGGCTCTGTTCTCCCTGGCGGGAGGGACGCCTGCCTGTTCTAAGCCCAGGCTCCAGCTAATGATTCAATTAGATTGAGGCTAATGAGAAAACACATTGTTTCTGGAAAGAAGACTGGTGGCTGGCGTCGCAGGGAGTCCTCACCCTGCCGCCGGAGAGGCAGTGTTACTGGTGGTCAGGCTCTGGTTTCCTCCGATGGCTGGAAAGTAGGACAGGCTCCTGCAGCCGAGCCGGTGGCTGCAGTGTGACAAGGGGGCTTTGTCCTGTGGGCTGGGACAGTCTCGTCGCGGGTGAAGCACAGCCCGGGAGTGGCGAGCTTGAGCCCTGTGTCCAGACAGGGAAGGTGGAGATGGGGCCACGTGCCagtccacccccccccccccccccccgcttctgGAAAGCCCCCAGGCTACGCaggtaggggaggggctgtgttGGGGCCTGGGCAGGACCAGAGGTCCTCGGGGGCGGGGAGGACAAGTTGGGCATGGGGTGGCTGCAGCCCAGGGCCCTGGAGTCCCACTTAGCCCTCCCCTCTCTTGCAGCGGGGATCTGACGAGCTCTTCTCTGCCTGCGTCACTAACGGCCCGTTTATCATGAGTAGCAATTCGGCCTCCACAGGTAAccacctctctgcctctgtgaccTCAAGCCCTGCTTTcctgggagctgggcagggggAAGCTGATGCCAAGGGGGGGTTACCTCGCTTCCCGGGAAGGCTTTGGTACCACTTGAACCCTGTTCCCCGCAGCAAATGGAAACGACAGCAAGAAGTTCAAGGGGGACAGCAGGAGTGCAGGCGTGCCCTCCAGGGTGATCCACGTCCGCAAGCTCCCCAGCGACGTCACCGAGGGGGAGGTCATCTCCCTCGGGCTGCCTTTCGGGAAGGTCACCAACCTCCTgatgctgaaagggaaaaaccaggTACAAGGCTGGTATGAGGCCCACCCCTGGGGCAGCGGGGCTCCATGGTCTCGACCTGGCTGACCCCACCCTGTGTACACTAGGCCTTCATTGAGATGAACACGGAGGAGGCAGCCAACACTATGGTGAACTACTACACATCAGTGACGCCGGTGCTGCGGGGCCAGCCCATCTACATCCAGTTCTCCAACCACAAGGAGCTCAAGACCGACAGCTCTCCTAATCAGGCGGTGCGGTGCCCCTCGGGTGCGGGTGGGGGGCAGCGAGCCTGGGGGCAGCGGGACTCAAAGCTGTTCCCCCCACAGCGGGCCCAGGCAGCCCTGCAGGCTGTAAACTCGGTCCAGTCAGGGAACCTGGCCTTGGCTGCCTCTGCTGCAGCGGTGGACGCTGGGATGGCTATGGCTGGACAGAGCCCGGTGCTCAGGATCATCGTGGAGAACCTCTTCTACCCGGTGACCCTGGATGTGCTGCACCAGGTGAGTGGGTGGGTTTCCctcaggtggggctggggctgcagggcccACTGCCTTGGCGGGACCCACCACATGTGCTCTTCCCTCAGATCTTCTCCAAGTTTGGCACCGTCCTGAAGATCATCACCTTCACCAAGAACAACCAGTTCCAGGCGCTGCTGCAGTACGCCGACCCCATGAGTGCACAGCACGCCAAGCTGTCGCTGGACGGGCAGAACATCTACAACGCCTGCTGCACGCTGCGCATTGACTTCTCCAAGCTCACCAGCCTGAACGTCAAGTACAACAACGATAAGAGCCGTGACTACACGCGCCCGGACCTGCCCTCTGGCGACAGCCAGCCAGCGCTGGATCAGACCGTGGCCGCCGCCTTTGGTAAGGCCGCGCGCCCAGGAGGCGGGCCCGGGAGATGTGCCGTGGAGGCCTGGGCGCCACCCTCAGGTCTGGTGTGTTTCCAGGTGCGCCAGGTATCATGTCCGCCTCTCCGTATGCAGGAGCTGGTTTCCCTCCCACCTTTGCCATCCCTCAGGCTGCAGGTACTCAAACCCCCTACTCCACACTGGCTCCGCACGTCCGCTCTTGCGGGAGCCCCCCCTTTCTGGGCACGGGCCTCTGGGTCCCCATGGAGCCTGGACAGGGCAGCTGTAGGCCAGGCCGGGCGGAGCCCCAACTAACCCAGCAGTCTCTGGTCTGGTTCCCTTCAAGCCACGAGTGAGGACCAGCGCACACGCTTGGAGGGATGTGTCCCTAGTGGGTGCGGTTCAGTGGCCCGGTAAGCGGAGTGGCGTGAGCCGGGCGGGCACACCCAGGAGTccctcctggggcctgggggccagGCGCTCTCCCACCCACCCGCGTGACAGTCCTAGCCTGCTGCGTCCCGCCCTGCGTGCCGTCTGCATGGTGAGGGCCCCCGCATGTGCGCCTGGCTGAGGCGCCCGCGGGGCCGGAGCTTCCTGTGCTGTTTGGCGCATGTGGACGGGTCCAAACCCAGCACAACCTGTGCTGTGAGGACAGGCGCTGCGGGCCACGGGCGGGCATGGGATCGAGAGCGACACCACCTCCAGCGTGTCCTCGTGCATGAGGGCGGCCTGGCCTCGTGTCTGCCCTGTGGGAGAGGGGCGGGTTGCTCACTTGgccgcctctccctccccaggtctCTCTGTTCCTAATGTGCATGGGGCCCTGGCGCCTCTGGCCATCCCgtcggcggcagcggcagcggcagcagcaggcCGGATCGCCATCCCTGGCTTGGCGGGGGCAGGGAACTCTGTCCTGCTGGTCAGCAACCTCAACCCCGAGGTACGTGGCTCCTCCCTCCAGGCCGTTCCTCCTGGaaaggcagggagcagggagttGTGCTCCCAGGTTCTAGTGCAGGCTGAGCccccccacctgcctcctgggCGCTGGGGGCCTAGCGGTGGTGTCACTGTCCTCTCTGCGCTGGCATCACTCCCTGCCGCCTCCTTTCCCGCAGTGCTTGGAGTTGTCCTGTTTGCCTCAGCACCTCAGTGTACGTTTCTAACTCCACAGCAGTGAGAGCTGGATTACTTGGTGCAGGGAAGCCACCTTGGCATTTGGAGCCCAACAAGCCTCAGTCTGCAGAGGCCTGCAGGCGCCTCTGGGGAGGGGCGCCAGCCACAGTCCCTGAGGTGGCAGGAGGGCCCCTGCTTGTCTTGGGGGACAGGTTCAGCTTGGGGTACAGGGGTGAAGTGATCAAGTCTGAGAGCAGTTCGCTCCTGGAGGACCGGGTGTCCTCTGAAAGGAGCTGCTCACGCCTGCTGACCAGCACCGGGACTCAGCCTCTGAGCCctgtcccagctcctggcaacacTGTCCACCGACAGCCAGTCCACATGCGCCTGGCCGGGAGGCCCCAGGAGGctggcagcagccccaggagaTAGGTTCTGGAGGGCCTGGTTACGGGGAAGCGAGCAGGGCGGCAAGGGGGCGCCCTCTTGCCGTCCGCCCGCCCAGCGCGTGGCTCGTAATGTGTGTGGTCTTGACTGATGGGACAGCGTGTTTTCTTATGTATTTACTGACCTGTGTTTttgctactttttttcttttctccccttcccctttcccaattttttttcttgccctgATCCGGAATTTCTTTGCCAA comes from the Camelus dromedarius isolate mCamDro1 chromosome 27, mCamDro1.pat, whole genome shotgun sequence genome and includes:
- the PTBP1 gene encoding polypyrimidine tract-binding protein 1 isoform X2 — encoded protein: MDGIVPDIAVGTKRGSDELFSACVTNGPFIMSSNSASTANGNDSKKFKGDSRSAGVPSRVIHVRKLPSDVTEGEVISLGLPFGKVTNLLMLKGKNQAFIEMNTEEAANTMVNYYTSVTPVLRGQPIYIQFSNHKELKTDSSPNQARAQAALQAVNSVQSGNLALAASAAAVDAGMAMAGQSPVLRIIVENLFYPVTLDVLHQIFSKFGTVLKIITFTKNNQFQALLQYADPMSAQHAKLSLDGQNIYNACCTLRIDFSKLTSLNVKYNNDKSRDYTRPDLPSGDSQPALDQTVAAAFGLSVPNVHGALAPLAIPSAAAAAAAAGRIAIPGLAGAGNSVLLVSNLNPERVTPQSLFILFGVYGDVQRVKILFNKKENALVQMADGSQAQLALSHLNGHKLHGKPVRITLSKHQNVQLPREGQEDQGLTKDYGNSPLHRFKKPGSKNFQNIFPPSATLHLSNIPPSVSEDDLKMLFSSNGGVVKGFKFFQKDRKMALIQMGSVEEAIQALIDLHNHDLGENHHLRVSFSKSTI
- the PTBP1 gene encoding polypyrimidine tract-binding protein 1 isoform X1, coding for MDGIVPDIAVGTKRGSDELFSACVTNGPFIMSSNSASTANGNDSKKFKGDSRSAGVPSRVIHVRKLPSDVTEGEVISLGLPFGKVTNLLMLKGKNQAFIEMNTEEAANTMVNYYTSVTPVLRGQPIYIQFSNHKELKTDSSPNQARAQAALQAVNSVQSGNLALAASAAAVDAGMAMAGQSPVLRIIVENLFYPVTLDVLHQIFSKFGTVLKIITFTKNNQFQALLQYADPMSAQHAKLSLDGQNIYNACCTLRIDFSKLTSLNVKYNNDKSRDYTRPDLPSGDSQPALDQTVAAAFGAPGIMSASPYAGAGFPPTFAIPQAAGLSVPNVHGALAPLAIPSAAAAAAAAGRIAIPGLAGAGNSVLLVSNLNPERVTPQSLFILFGVYGDVQRVKILFNKKENALVQMADGSQAQLALSHLNGHKLHGKPVRITLSKHQNVQLPREGQEDQGLTKDYGNSPLHRFKKPGSKNFQNIFPPSATLHLSNIPPSVSEDDLKMLFSSNGGVVKGFKFFQKDRKMALIQMGSVEEAIQALIDLHNHDLGENHHLRVSFSKSTI
- the PTBP1 gene encoding polypyrimidine tract-binding protein 1 isoform X3 translates to MSSNSASTANGNDSKKFKGDSRSAGVPSRVIHVRKLPSDVTEGEVISLGLPFGKVTNLLMLKGKNQAFIEMNTEEAANTMVNYYTSVTPVLRGQPIYIQFSNHKELKTDSSPNQARAQAALQAVNSVQSGNLALAASAAAVDAGMAMAGQSPVLRIIVENLFYPVTLDVLHQIFSKFGTVLKIITFTKNNQFQALLQYADPMSAQHAKLSLDGQNIYNACCTLRIDFSKLTSLNVKYNNDKSRDYTRPDLPSGDSQPALDQTVAAAFGAPGIMSASPYAGAGFPPTFAIPQAAGLSVPNVHGALAPLAIPSAAAAAAAAGRIAIPGLAGAGNSVLLVSNLNPERVTPQSLFILFGVYGDVQRVKILFNKKENALVQMADGSQAQLALSHLNGHKLHGKPVRITLSKHQNVQLPREGQEDQGLTKDYGNSPLHRFKKPGSKNFQNIFPPSATLHLSNIPPSVSEDDLKMLFSSNGGVVKGFKFFQKDRKMALIQMGSVEEAIQALIDLHNHDLGENHHLRVSFSKSTI